A DNA window from Longimicrobiales bacterium contains the following coding sequences:
- a CDS encoding response regulator: MLKGAGFEVVGEAQTGAEAVKQYKQLQPDLVTMDIVMPDMGGIDAVRAIVKEHPQARILMCSAMGQQALVIEAIQAGARDFVVKPFQPSRVLEAVQRVLG; encoded by the coding sequence ATCCTGAAGGGCGCGGGATTCGAGGTCGTGGGAGAAGCGCAGACGGGCGCGGAAGCGGTGAAGCAGTACAAGCAGCTGCAGCCGGATCTCGTCACCATGGACATCGTGATGCCGGACATGGGCGGGATCGACGCGGTGCGCGCGATCGTGAAGGAGCACCCGCAGGCGCGCATCCTCATGTGCAGCGCGATGGGTCAGCAGGCCCTCGTCATCGAGGCCATCCAGGCCGGCGCCCGGGATTTCGTAGTGAAGCCGTTCCAGCCCTCGCGCGTGCTGGAGGCGGTGCAGCGCGT